The Cellvibrio zantedeschiae genomic sequence GGACCAAAGGCATAAGATGCGGATAGGCTGCTACAATTCTGCAAAATAGATGTTGCCCTTGTAATAAAAGATCTGCGCCCCCACTATTGGGCAGTTCCGATAATTCAAGAAAAAAATCCCGATCTTCTTGTGTGTTGTCTTCAAGGCAGAAGGGCGGTTGTTCTTTTGCTCGCTCTATAAATGCGTGTAAAAGACGCATATGAAAATCTAAATATGCCTTATCGTAATCGTTCATTGTTCAAGCTCGTTCGTTACTTTAGTTCTATTGAATACACATTCATTGAAAAAGAGGCGCTATGTCTGCAGCACTTTCAATTCGAAATCTCACCAAGGTTTACAACAATAAATTTGAAGCATTAAAAGGCATTTCTTTAGATGTTATGCCAGGTGATTTTTTTGCAGTGCTGGGGCCTAACGGTGCCGGCAAGTCTACCACAATCGGCATCATCAGTTCGCTAGTGCGTAAAACGGCGGGTGATGTAGAAATTTTTGGAGTCAATATAGATACAGATTTCTCGCAAGCCAAAAAATATTTGGGCGTTGTGCCGCAAGAATTTAATTTCAATTTGTTCGAAAAAGTAGAAGATATTGTATTGCAGCAGGCTGGTTACTACGGTTTGCCGCGTGATTATGCAAAAAGCCAAACAGAAAAATATCTCAAAAAACTTAACTTATGGGATAAACGTAGCACGCCAGCAAGAATGCTTTCTGGTGGGATGAAGCGCCGGTTAATGATTGCTCGGGCACTG encodes the following:
- a CDS encoding PA2817 family protein, giving the protein MNDYDKAYLDFHMRLLHAFIERAKEQPPFCLEDNTQEDRDFFLELSELPNSGGADLLLQGQHLFCRIVAAYPHLMPLVPRDLLWFFGGDCLHYMPDEEIRIFQELDELRQNASETQEPFSYENARLKSLGLH